A genomic region of Zea mays cultivar B73 chromosome 6, Zm-B73-REFERENCE-NAM-5.0, whole genome shotgun sequence contains the following coding sequences:
- the LOC100191976 gene encoding Germin-like protein 8-14 precursor: MPTYSMAKAELLLALVASLVVLPFSSLAVYQDFCIADLSAAATPGGYPCKPPKDVTADDFHYGGLATPGTALKPFKISLGSAVVTTFPGLNGLGISAARMVMVPGGVAPLHSHPGGTELIFVIEGSVVCGFISATLNRVYTKTLYAGDLMVLPQGQLHFQYSHGNTTAVTLSSFSSDNPGLQILDFALFANDLPTEVVNKVTNLDELQIVKLKALFGGRG; the protein is encoded by the coding sequence ATGCCTACGTACAGCATGGCCAAGGCCGAGCTGCTCCTCGCCCTCGTGGCTTCGCTCGTCGTGCTGCCATTCTCCTCCCTCGCCGTGTACCAGGACTTCTGCATCGCCGACCTATCCGCCGCCGCCACGCCGGGCGGCTACCCGTGCAAGCCCCCGAAGGACGTGACCGCCGACGACTTCCACTATGGCGGCCTCGCCACCCCCGGCACGGCGCTGAAACCCTTCAAGATCTCCCTGGGCTCGGCCGTCGTCACCACGTTCCCCGGCCTGAACGGGCTGGGCATCTCTGCCGCGCGGATGGTGATGGTCCCGGGCGGCGTCGCGCCGCTGCACTCCCACCCGGGAGGCACCGAGCTCATCTTCGTCATCGAGGGCAGCGTCGTCTGCGGCTTCATCAGCGCCACGCTCAACAGGGTGTACACCAAGACGCTGTACGCCGGCGACCTGATGGTGCTCCCGCAGGGCCAGCTCCACTTCCAGTACAGCCACGGCAACACCACGGCGGTGACGCTGTCCTCGTTCAGCAGCGACAACCCCGGCCTGCAGATCCTCGACTTCGCGCTCTTCGCCAACGACCTGCCCACGGAGGTCGTGAACAAGGTGACCAACCTGGACGAACTGCAGATCGTCAAGCTCAAGGCGC